One genomic region from Kwoniella dejecticola CBS 10117 chromosome 1, complete sequence encodes:
- a CDS encoding formamidopyrimidine-DNA glycosylase gives MPELPEVERARKLIHETCKGYKIKKVKSTEDKIVYTGGDDHETFAKEISGRTITGCERKGKTFWMTLSGKGRLPVMHFGMTGMIQLKGQEPTWYRRRPRENPKVWPPKFYKFVLELEPQSGSVGDEPVELAFLDGRRLGRLRLLPSPVTEHPPVSALGFDPVLNHPTFEEFEGLIAKKKGTVKGMIMDQAFSAGVGNWVADEVLYQARIHPSCPVNHLSAQNIKDLHHHLRAVPLRAVEVNADHRKFPEDWLFRWRWGKGKKQAKGKKKAEDAELQRSDEEGGEDIKPKGKDFLALPNSKPATIVYVEVSGRTTALVEELQKMPDGVEIKPKISKGGKGSQSKKRPKGGDSDDGSSGLSEEEEVTTPVKATTARQRDSASKKVKQEVKEERDVKPIRKARKSASTQDALSTARARSKPNGKAPAPTPTKRKAGTKSRKSSGKHSEVRLEDGARAASSDLSDLSSE, from the exons ATGCCCGAACTACCAG AGGTCGAAAGAGCTCGTAAGCTCATACACGAGACATGCAAAGGatacaagatcaagaaggtgaagagCACCGAAGATAAGATCGTATATACCGGTGGAGACGATCATGAGACATTT GCTAAAGAGATAAGCGGACGAACGATTACAGGATGCGAGAGAAAGGGCAAGAC ATTCTGGATGACCCTGTCTGGTAAAGGGCGACTTCCGGTAATGCATTTCGGCATGACTGGTATGATACAATTGAAAGGTCAAGAACCGACTTGGTACAGGAGAAGGCCAAGGGAGAATCCGAAAGTATGGCCACCTAAG TTCTACAAATT TGTGCTTGAGCTAGAACCACAGTCAGGGTCAGTGGGTGATGAGCCAGTCGAATTAGCGTTCCTCGACG GACGTCGACTCGGTCGTTTaagacttcttccttccccaGTGACAGAGCATCCGCCTGTTTCAGCGTTGGGCTTCGACCCGGTGCTAAATCACCCTACTTTCGAGGAATTCGAAGGGctgatagcgaagaagaagggaacTGTCAAGGGTATGATTATGGATCAAGCCTTCAGTGCTGGCGTGGGCAAT TGGGTTGCGGATGA AGTCCTATATCAAGCTCGTATCCACCCCTCATGTCCAGTCAACCACCTGTCGGCGCAGAACATCAAAGATCTGCATCACCATTTACGAGCGGTACCATTACGAGCAGTCGAGGtgaatgctgatcatcggaAATTCCCAGAAGACTGGCTATTCCGCTGGAGATgggggaaaggcaagaaacaagccaaggggaaaaagaaagCTGAGGATGCTGAACTTCAGCGAAGCGATGAGGAAGGCGGGGAAGATATCAAGCCGAAAGGAAAAGATTTCTTAGCgttg CCCAACAGCAAACCTGCTACAATCGTTTATGTTGAAGTCAGCGGGCGGACGACAGCCTTGGTGGAGGAATTACAAAAGATGCCTGATGGTGTAGAGATTAAGCCGAAGATCAGtaaaggtggaaaagggagTCAAAGTAAGAAACGACCGAAAGGCGGTGATTCG GATGATGGATCGAGCGGActgagcgaggaagaggaagttaCGACCCCTGTCAAAGCTACCACAGCCAGACAGCGAGATTCGGCAAGTAAAAaggtcaagcaagaagtGAAGGAGGAACGAGACGTCAAGCCGATACGGAAA GCCCGCAAGTCCGCCTCAACGCAAGACGCCCTATCGACAGCCCGAGCGCGATCCAAGCCCAATGGAAAAGCACCAGCACCTACGCCTACCAAGCGAAAAGCCGGAACCAAGTCTCGAAAGTCCAGTGGGAAGCATTCAGAGGTGAGATTAGAAGATGGAGCCCGAGCAGCTTCATCAGATTTATCGGATTTGTCCTCTGAGTGA